From Vigna unguiculata cultivar IT97K-499-35 chromosome 5, ASM411807v1, whole genome shotgun sequence, the proteins below share one genomic window:
- the LOC114185239 gene encoding uncharacterized protein LOC114185239 isoform X5 has translation MSFESEKQNLLDQATDQGLPKKIKISYTREFLLSVSGLDICRELPSGFDQSLLSELEDVSQDRQRSSGGLSMHSFRRNDYGSSPPTRGDSFPRGIHGKWETRSSGRSDKDSDSQSEWDSDSAKRFGNQSRRSWQGPEHDGLLGSGSFPRPSGYTPGLSAPKLKANDNYQLNRSSEPYHPPRPYKAPHSRRETNDSYNDETFGSLEYTSEDRAEEERKRRASFELMRKEQHKAFQDKHKLNPDKNNEDFDITSLVEDDEKRLVNRNNESVEPHVTVAALSNDEKSSSLSQTLSAARPLVPPGFASTKLERNFATKTSVSTHSTEAGQPAPGDAGEVLEASQLNAEVKGKEDVGVLNPDNSNSILYKLFGNASTVDGDKSTSIIEPDNKADVTWSPHAFQSSKFAHWFVEEEKNPVDDMTQRPNDLLSLIVGGEKGGLQTSNVETTGHIASNFSLLNPEPISEHMASNAAHTTIDNSLQLSKSDKPEVSPAVLTCEDLEQSILSQVSENGSSHQQPIQDKDLDGKTEQSTSIDNHASLHLLSLLQKGTSHNDMELSSILDSSTKKVPNSDGFTTSNVLDNPGEENAEVSNSSKTLTLETLFGSAFMKELQSVGAPLSVQRGSVGSAGPNVSESLLFPFPTSDNVHLPTGEHTLNRRGSGVLPPEQTHQPKTNRFDEQWLGYSDSQGDVNSSLLQSEFPKASGFKGPRDIHLPEEDNLITVSDPLQNFLSAGNIVKADMSQDTTVDITRKLAALNPAFRDDRLVMRNHEGPAYPHGGPYDMREPGISYQNLNVQRSQQIHPQLNHGGPMFNQLDSHPPHISSYMRLPNPEGMIHHDSPPNHQFPGNMLHPPFHQPSSGLPGFDSPVHHSMLQQMHMQGNHPPPHLLRGFPRGGPVPSHPNNPMTGFMQEPNPMQGQGFPFNGHQHPSFGGPGMQLQAPDVGGGRNHPEALQRLFEMELRSNPKSIHASGHSQGMYGQELDLGFGYR, from the exons ATGAGCTTTGAAAGTGAAAAGCAGAACTTGTTGGATCAGGCTACTGATCAAGGATTGCCAAA GAAGATAAAAATTTCATACACGAGGGAATTTTTATTATCGGTGAGTGGATTGGATATATGCAGAGAGTTGCCTAGTGGGTTTGATCAATCGCTTTTAAG tGAACTTGAAGATGTTTCTCAAGATAGACAAAGAAGTTCAGGCGGTTTGTCAATGCATAGCTTTAGACGTAATGACTATGGTTCGTCCCCTCCCACCAGAGGGGATAGCTTTCCACGGGGAATCCATGGAAAATGGGAGACTCGATCTTCTGGACGGTCTGATAAAGACAGTGATTCTCAATCTGAATGGGATTCAG ATTCCGCAAAACGTTTTGGCAACCAGTCCCGTAGATCTTGGCAAGGTCCTGAGCATGATGGGCTTCTAGGTAGTGGTTCTTTTCCTCGGCCCTCTGGGTATACCCCTGGGTTGTCTGCTCCCAAACTTAAAGCTAATGACAACTATCAGCTAAATCGGTCTAGTGAGCCATATCATCCTCCACGTCCTTACAAG GCACCTCACTCACGTAGGGAGACTAATGACTCCTATAATGATGAAACATTTGGTTCTTTGGAGTATACAAGTGAGGACAGGGCTgaagaggaaagaaaaagaagag CTTCTTTTGAATTGATGAGAAAGGAACAGCACAAAGCTTTCCAAGATAAGCATAAGTTGAACCCAGACAAGAATAACGAGGATTTTGACATAACTTCACTTGTTGAAGACGATGAGAAAAGGCTAGTTAATAGGAACAATGAGTCTGTGGAGCCTCATGTGACTGTAGCAGCTTTAAGCAATGATGAGAAATCTTCTTCCCTTTCACAGACTCTTTCAGCAGCTAGACCACTTGTACCTCCAGGATTTGCAAGTACAAAATTGGAACGTAATTTTGCTACCAAAACATCCGTTAGCACTCATTCAACAGAG GCCGGACAACCTGCACCCGGTGATGCTGGAG AAGTCTTGGAAGCATCTCAACTTAATGCTGAAGTAAAAGGAAAGGAGGATGTGGGAGTTCTCAATCCAGACAATTCAAATTCTATCCTATACAAGCTTTTTGGTAATGCTTCAACAGTCGACGGTGACAAATCTACTAGTATTATTGAG CCTGATAATAAAGCTGATGTAACTTGGAGTCCACATGCCTTCCAATCTTCCAAGTTTGCTCATTGGTTTGTTGAAGAAG AAAAAAATCCAGTGGATGACATGACACAGAGGCCAAATGACTTGCTCTCACTTATTGTTGGTGGCGAAAAGGGGGGTTTGCAGACGTCTAATGTAGAAACAACCGGTCATATTGCATCTAATTTTTCTCTCCTAAATCCTGAACCAATTAGTGAACATATGGCATCAAATGCAGCGCATACTACTATTGACAACTCTCTGCAATTGTCCAAGAGTGATAAGCCTGAGGTTTCACCAGCAGTTCTTACCTGTGAAGATCTGGAACAGTCAATTTTATCACAAGTTAGTGAAAATGGATCATCACATCAGCAGCCTATTCAGGACAAAGATCTTGATGGAAAAACTGAGCAGTCTACTTCAATTGATAATCATGCATCCCTACACCTCCTTTCTTTGTTACAGAAAGGAACCTCACACAATGATATGGAACTATCATCTATTCTAGATTCTTCTACAAAAAAGGTTCCGAATTCTGATGGATTTACTACCAGCAATGTTCTTGATAATCCTGGAGAAGAAAATGCTGAAGTTTCCAACTCATCGAAGACATTGACACTAGAAACACTTTTTGGGTCAGCTTTTATGAAGGAGCTTCAATCAGTTGGAGCACCCCTTTCTGTTCAAAGGGGTTCAGTTGGATCTGCAGGGCCTAATGTTTCAGAGTCTCTTCTGTTTCCTTTCCCTACCTCAGACAATGTTCACCTTCCCACTGGTGAACATACACTGAACAGGCGTGGAAGTGGTGTCCTGCCACCAGAGCAAACACATCAACCCAAAACTAATAGATTTGATGAACAATGGTTGGGTTATTCTGATTCCCAGGGAGATGTTAATTCATCGTTGCTTCAGAGTGAATTTCCCAAAGCTAGTGGTTTCAAAGGGCCTCGTGATATTCACCTTCCAGAAGAAGATAACTTGATTACAGTTAGTGATCCTCTGCAAAACTTTTTATCTGCTGGAAATATAGTTAAAGCAGATATGTCCCAAGACACAACAGTTGACATTACCAGAAAACTGGCAGCTCTGAATCCTGCATTTAGGGATGACCGACTTGTTATGAGAAATCATGAAGGCCCAGCATACCCTCATGGTGGTCCTTATGATATGAGAGAACCTGGTATTTCTTATCAGAATCTTAATGTCCAACGATCTCAACAGATCCACCCTCAGTTAAATCATGGTGGCCCAATGTTTAATCAACTGGATTCTCATCCTCCTCATATTAGTTCTTATATGAGGCTTCCAAATCCTGAGGGCATGATTCATCATGACTCACCACCAAATCATCAATTCCCGGGAAATATGCTTCATCCTCCCTTCCATCAACCTAGTAGTGGACTACCGGGGTTTGATTCTCCTGTTCATCATTCTATGTTACAACAGATGCACATGCAAGGAAACCACCCCCCACCTCATCTTTTACGTGGATTCCCAAGGGGTGGACCTGTGCCTTCTCATCCCAACAATCCGATGACTGGCTTCATGCAGGAACCAAACCCAATGCAAGGCCAAGGCTTCCCATTTAATGGTCACCAGCATCCTTCTTTTGGTGGCCCTGGAATGCAATTACAAG CTCCAGATGTTGGTGGTGGAAGAAATCATCCAGAAGCACTTCAGAGGCTTTTTGAGATGGAGCTCAGGTCAAACCCAAAGTCAATCCATGCCTCAGGTCACAGCCAGGGGATGTATGGTCAAGAGCTAGACTTGGGTTTTGGGTATAGATAG
- the LOC114185239 gene encoding uncharacterized protein LOC114185239 isoform X2 → MSFESEKQNLLDQATDQGLPKKIKISYTREFLLSVSGLDICRELPSGFDQSLLSELEDVSQDRQRSSGGLSMHSFRRNDYGSSPPTRGDSFPRGIHGKWETRSSGRSDKDSDSQSEWDSDSAKRFGNQSRRSWQGPEHDGLLGSGSFPRPSGYTPGLSAPKLKANDNYQLNRSSEPYHPPRPYKAPHSRRETNDSYNDETFGSLEYTSEDRAEEERKRRASFELMRKEQHKAFQDKHKLNPDKNNEDFDITSLVEDDEKRLVNRNNESVEPHVTVAALSNDEKSSSLSQTLSAARPLVPPGFASTKLERNFATKTSVSTHSTEAGQPAPGDAGVLDIPDIKIGTGDQLRKRSALSEVLEASQLNAEVKGKEDVGVLNPDNSNSILYKLFGNASTVDGDKSTSIIEPDNKADVTWSPHAFQSSKFAHWFVEEEKNPVDDMTQRPNDLLSLIVGGEKGGLQTSNVETTGHIASNFSLLNPEPISEHMASNAAHTTIDNSLQLSKSDKPEVSPAVLTCEDLEQSILSQVSENGSSHQQPIQDKDLDGKTEQSTSIDNHASLHLLSLLQKGTSHNDMELSSILDSSTKKVPNSDGFTTSNVLDNPGEENAEVSNSSKTLTLETLFGSAFMKELQSVGAPLSVQRGSVGSAGPNVSESLLFPFPTSDNVHLPTGEHTLNRRGSGVLPPEQTHQPKTNRFDEQWLGYSDSQGDVNSSLLQSEFPKASGFKGPRDIHLPEEDNLITVSDPLQNFLSAGNIVKADMSQDTTVDITRKLAALNPAFRDDRLVMRNHEGPAYPHGGPYDMREPGISYQNLNVQRSQQIHPQLNHGGPMFNQLDSHPPHISSYMRLPNPEGMIHHDSPPNHQFPGNMLHPPFHQPSSGLPGFDSPVHHSMLQQMHMQGNHPPPHLLRGFPRGGPVPSHPNNPMTGFMQEPNPMQGQGFPFNGHQHPSFGGPGMQLQAPDVGGGRNHPEALQRLFEMELRSNPKSIHASGHSQGMYGQELDLGFGYR, encoded by the exons ATGAGCTTTGAAAGTGAAAAGCAGAACTTGTTGGATCAGGCTACTGATCAAGGATTGCCAAA GAAGATAAAAATTTCATACACGAGGGAATTTTTATTATCGGTGAGTGGATTGGATATATGCAGAGAGTTGCCTAGTGGGTTTGATCAATCGCTTTTAAG tGAACTTGAAGATGTTTCTCAAGATAGACAAAGAAGTTCAGGCGGTTTGTCAATGCATAGCTTTAGACGTAATGACTATGGTTCGTCCCCTCCCACCAGAGGGGATAGCTTTCCACGGGGAATCCATGGAAAATGGGAGACTCGATCTTCTGGACGGTCTGATAAAGACAGTGATTCTCAATCTGAATGGGATTCAG ATTCCGCAAAACGTTTTGGCAACCAGTCCCGTAGATCTTGGCAAGGTCCTGAGCATGATGGGCTTCTAGGTAGTGGTTCTTTTCCTCGGCCCTCTGGGTATACCCCTGGGTTGTCTGCTCCCAAACTTAAAGCTAATGACAACTATCAGCTAAATCGGTCTAGTGAGCCATATCATCCTCCACGTCCTTACAAG GCACCTCACTCACGTAGGGAGACTAATGACTCCTATAATGATGAAACATTTGGTTCTTTGGAGTATACAAGTGAGGACAGGGCTgaagaggaaagaaaaagaagag CTTCTTTTGAATTGATGAGAAAGGAACAGCACAAAGCTTTCCAAGATAAGCATAAGTTGAACCCAGACAAGAATAACGAGGATTTTGACATAACTTCACTTGTTGAAGACGATGAGAAAAGGCTAGTTAATAGGAACAATGAGTCTGTGGAGCCTCATGTGACTGTAGCAGCTTTAAGCAATGATGAGAAATCTTCTTCCCTTTCACAGACTCTTTCAGCAGCTAGACCACTTGTACCTCCAGGATTTGCAAGTACAAAATTGGAACGTAATTTTGCTACCAAAACATCCGTTAGCACTCATTCAACAGAG GCCGGACAACCTGCACCCGGTGATGCTGGAG TTTTGGATATTCCCGACATTAAAATTGGAACGGGTGATCAATTGAGGAAGAGATCTGCTCTTTCAGAAGTCTTGGAAGCATCTCAACTTAATGCTGAAGTAAAAGGAAAGGAGGATGTGGGAGTTCTCAATCCAGACAATTCAAATTCTATCCTATACAAGCTTTTTGGTAATGCTTCAACAGTCGACGGTGACAAATCTACTAGTATTATTGAG CCTGATAATAAAGCTGATGTAACTTGGAGTCCACATGCCTTCCAATCTTCCAAGTTTGCTCATTGGTTTGTTGAAGAAG AAAAAAATCCAGTGGATGACATGACACAGAGGCCAAATGACTTGCTCTCACTTATTGTTGGTGGCGAAAAGGGGGGTTTGCAGACGTCTAATGTAGAAACAACCGGTCATATTGCATCTAATTTTTCTCTCCTAAATCCTGAACCAATTAGTGAACATATGGCATCAAATGCAGCGCATACTACTATTGACAACTCTCTGCAATTGTCCAAGAGTGATAAGCCTGAGGTTTCACCAGCAGTTCTTACCTGTGAAGATCTGGAACAGTCAATTTTATCACAAGTTAGTGAAAATGGATCATCACATCAGCAGCCTATTCAGGACAAAGATCTTGATGGAAAAACTGAGCAGTCTACTTCAATTGATAATCATGCATCCCTACACCTCCTTTCTTTGTTACAGAAAGGAACCTCACACAATGATATGGAACTATCATCTATTCTAGATTCTTCTACAAAAAAGGTTCCGAATTCTGATGGATTTACTACCAGCAATGTTCTTGATAATCCTGGAGAAGAAAATGCTGAAGTTTCCAACTCATCGAAGACATTGACACTAGAAACACTTTTTGGGTCAGCTTTTATGAAGGAGCTTCAATCAGTTGGAGCACCCCTTTCTGTTCAAAGGGGTTCAGTTGGATCTGCAGGGCCTAATGTTTCAGAGTCTCTTCTGTTTCCTTTCCCTACCTCAGACAATGTTCACCTTCCCACTGGTGAACATACACTGAACAGGCGTGGAAGTGGTGTCCTGCCACCAGAGCAAACACATCAACCCAAAACTAATAGATTTGATGAACAATGGTTGGGTTATTCTGATTCCCAGGGAGATGTTAATTCATCGTTGCTTCAGAGTGAATTTCCCAAAGCTAGTGGTTTCAAAGGGCCTCGTGATATTCACCTTCCAGAAGAAGATAACTTGATTACAGTTAGTGATCCTCTGCAAAACTTTTTATCTGCTGGAAATATAGTTAAAGCAGATATGTCCCAAGACACAACAGTTGACATTACCAGAAAACTGGCAGCTCTGAATCCTGCATTTAGGGATGACCGACTTGTTATGAGAAATCATGAAGGCCCAGCATACCCTCATGGTGGTCCTTATGATATGAGAGAACCTGGTATTTCTTATCAGAATCTTAATGTCCAACGATCTCAACAGATCCACCCTCAGTTAAATCATGGTGGCCCAATGTTTAATCAACTGGATTCTCATCCTCCTCATATTAGTTCTTATATGAGGCTTCCAAATCCTGAGGGCATGATTCATCATGACTCACCACCAAATCATCAATTCCCGGGAAATATGCTTCATCCTCCCTTCCATCAACCTAGTAGTGGACTACCGGGGTTTGATTCTCCTGTTCATCATTCTATGTTACAACAGATGCACATGCAAGGAAACCACCCCCCACCTCATCTTTTACGTGGATTCCCAAGGGGTGGACCTGTGCCTTCTCATCCCAACAATCCGATGACTGGCTTCATGCAGGAACCAAACCCAATGCAAGGCCAAGGCTTCCCATTTAATGGTCACCAGCATCCTTCTTTTGGTGGCCCTGGAATGCAATTACAAG CTCCAGATGTTGGTGGTGGAAGAAATCATCCAGAAGCACTTCAGAGGCTTTTTGAGATGGAGCTCAGGTCAAACCCAAAGTCAATCCATGCCTCAGGTCACAGCCAGGGGATGTATGGTCAAGAGCTAGACTTGGGTTTTGGGTATAGATAG